The following DNA comes from Tunturibacter psychrotolerans.
CAACGGCGCCATGGCCACCTACAAGAAGGCCCTAGCGATTCAACCGGAGCAGCCCATCGCCGCCAACAACCTTGCATACCTCATGGTGGACACCGGACAGAATCTTGACGTTGCCCTCTCTCTGGCCCAGGTAGCGCGGCGTGGCATGCCGTCTTCGCCGAACACAGCTGACACCCTGGCCTGGATCTACTACCAGAAGGGCAACTTCGCTTCAGCCCGCGATCTTCTAGAGGATGCCGTCAAAACGGCTCCTAACAGTGCTTCGATCCACTATCACCTGGGCATGACGTACACCAAGCTGTCCAACAACGCCGAGGCCTTGACTCATCTGAAAAAAGCGGTAGCCCTGGCACCGAACACCCAGATTGAGAAGGACGCTGATAGAGAACTCGCACGGTTAGGCTAACGCCTGAGCAGACTTCCATAGACACGGGTGATTTGGGTCATCATGGCTTCGGTCGTGAATTTTTTGGCCACCGACCTCTTACCCTCTACCCCCATCTGCCTCGCTTTCGCAGGATCGGAGAGCAGATCAACAATCGCCGCCGCCAGAGCGTCGGGATCCTCCGGCGGCACGATGACTCCGCTGACGCCATTCTGGACGGCCTCTGAATTTCCGCCGACATTCGTGGCGACGACCGGTAGCGATGCGGCCATGGCCTCGACGATTGCATTCGAGAAGCCTTCGCTTCGTGAGGGTAGTACGAAGATGTCGGCCAAGGAAAGATGCTCCCTGAGGTTTTTTACGCCGCCCGCAAAACGAAACCTGTCGGACAGCTTCAGGTCTCGCACCAGCACCTGCAGTTCCGCGAAATAATCCGGTTCCAGCACATCCCCCGCGATGCTGAATGTTGCTTTGGGAAATTGTGCCGCAACAGACGCAGCTGCTCTGATAAAAACATCATGCCCCTTCACCCGACGAATGTTGCCGACCGTCGTGACAAGAGCCTCGCCTGCATGTTTTGCTGCTTGAGAGATCGAGCTCCAGTCAGCCAGATCGAGTCCGTTGTAGATTGTCTGCA
Coding sequences within:
- the pelF gene encoding GT4 family glycosyltransferase PelF; translation: MIRALHLEESTGNDASYFEMPHVLLVLDQFPRTLGGGERIVLKLADLLPKYGYRVSILTFSADPASAGLQSPPCSVYLLPLQRTYDLTAMRGSFELRKFLREQKIRIVQTFFESSDLWAGFVTKAMSGAKLIWSRRDMGILRTGKHHAAYRLMARAPDRVFAVSEQVRQHCIDVDGINPSRVQTIYNGLDLADWSSISQAAKHAGEALVTTVGNIRRVKGHDVFIRAAASVAAQFPKATFSIAGDVLEPDYFAELQVLVRDLKLSDRFRFAGGVKNLREHLSLADIFVLPSRSEGFSNAIVEAMAASLPVVATNVGGNSEAVQNGVSGVIVPPEDPDALAAAIVDLLSDPAKARQMGVEGKRSVAKKFTTEAMMTQITRVYGSLLRR